One genomic window of Solanum dulcamara chromosome 12, daSolDulc1.2, whole genome shotgun sequence includes the following:
- the LOC129877463 gene encoding uncharacterized protein LOC129877463 isoform X2: MAELKDEAEVNQSTEQQSHSFVEVICKCTGKTWRFAAGTEAKFALKFINRSSVDSILANQPATYVEAVKDGEVPVIFGPNSILVNYGKGWKLQPVTETTSFSSGMPDDHAEVRPAYIPPVSDNSHSARSNSQAPLSPIYIGKILLVFVLMFLIGALFTLLLDNLPQLLSRYGLDVE, from the exons ATGGCAGAGCTGAAAGATGAAGCTGAAGTCAATCAATCCACAGAACAACAATCTCATTCT TTTGTGGAAGTGATTTGCAAATGCACCGGCAAGACTTGGCGATTTGCTGCTGGAACAGAGGCAAAATTCGCATTGAAATTTATCAATCGCAGTAGCGTTGATTCTATCTTGGCAAACCAACCTGCAACTTACGTTGAAGCTGTTAAAGATGGGGAAGTGCCTGTGATATTTGGCCCCAATTCAATTCTTGTGAATTATGGCAAAGGATGGAAATTGCAGCCAGTCACTGAGACAACAA GTTTTTCAAGCGGGATGCCTGATGACCACGCAGAAGTAAGACCAGCATATATTCCCCCG GTTTCGGACAACTCACATTCTGCAAGAAGTAACTCACAAGCTCCTCTAAGCCCTATCTACATCGGAAAGATATTGCTTGTGTTTGTCCTAATGTTCTTGATTGGTGCCCTCTTCACCTTGTTGCTGGATAACCTTCCACAGCTATTATCTAGATATGGGCTCGACGTTGAATAG
- the LOC129877463 gene encoding uncharacterized protein LOC129877463 isoform X1: protein MAELKDEAEVNQSTEQQSHSFVEVICKCTGKTWRFAAGTEAKFALKFINRSSVDSILANQPATYVEAVKDGEVPVIFGPNSILVNYGKGWKLQPVTETTTGFSSGMPDDHAEVRPAYIPPVSDNSHSARSNSQAPLSPIYIGKILLVFVLMFLIGALFTLLLDNLPQLLSRYGLDVE from the exons ATGGCAGAGCTGAAAGATGAAGCTGAAGTCAATCAATCCACAGAACAACAATCTCATTCT TTTGTGGAAGTGATTTGCAAATGCACCGGCAAGACTTGGCGATTTGCTGCTGGAACAGAGGCAAAATTCGCATTGAAATTTATCAATCGCAGTAGCGTTGATTCTATCTTGGCAAACCAACCTGCAACTTACGTTGAAGCTGTTAAAGATGGGGAAGTGCCTGTGATATTTGGCCCCAATTCAATTCTTGTGAATTATGGCAAAGGATGGAAATTGCAGCCAGTCACTGAGACAACAA CAGGTTTTTCAAGCGGGATGCCTGATGACCACGCAGAAGTAAGACCAGCATATATTCCCCCG GTTTCGGACAACTCACATTCTGCAAGAAGTAACTCACAAGCTCCTCTAAGCCCTATCTACATCGGAAAGATATTGCTTGTGTTTGTCCTAATGTTCTTGATTGGTGCCCTCTTCACCTTGTTGCTGGATAACCTTCCACAGCTATTATCTAGATATGGGCTCGACGTTGAATAG
- the LOC129876405 gene encoding transcription factor MYB60 has translation MGRPPCCDKIGIKKGPWTPEEDIILVSYIQEHGPGNWRSVPTNTGLMRCSKSCRLRWTNYLRPGIKRGNFTPHEEGMIIHLQALLGNKWAAIASYLPQRTDNDIKNYWNTHLKKKLKKIQTELDSHNFAPFPPPNSDNSSTNNYDHHQFSKLLNSPNSSSSSLYASSTENISRLLEGWMRSSPNPSRRNNNDIDHDDETLHEAQKNDQGQEIVKSCEKSWINQDEGIIIPKEKSSNYANCESSGVVANEIKTSPPPFTYLEKWLLEENGGQVEELMELPMIFT, from the exons ATGGGGAGGCCACCTTGTTGTGATAAAATAGGTATCAAGAAAGGTCCTTGGACTCCTGAAGAAGATATCATTTTAGTCTCTTATATCCAAGAACATGGTCCTGGAAATTGGAGATCAGTCCCTACAAATACTG GGTTGATGAGATGCAGCAAAAGTTGTAGGCTAAGGTGGACAAATTACTTGAGGCCAGGAATCAAAAGGGGCAATTTCACTCCACATGAAGAAGGAATGATTATCCATCTTCAAGCTTTGTTGGGTAACAA ATGGGCAGCCATAGCTTCATATCTTCCACAAAGGACCGACAATGACATCAAGAACTATTGGAACACTCATCTAAAgaagaaactcaagaaaatcCAAACAGAATTGGATTCACATAATTTTGCTCCTTTTCCTCCTCCTAATTCAGATAATTCTAGCACTAATAATTATGATCATCATCAATTCTCAAAGTTATTGAACTCTCcaaattcttcttcatcatcattgTATGCTTCTAGTACAGAGAATATTTCAAGACTTCTAGAAGGTTGGATGAGATCTTCCCCTAATCCTTCTAGAagaaataataatgatattgaTCATGATGATGAGACGTTGCATGAGGcacaaaaaaatgatcaaggtCAAGAAATTGTTAAGAGTTGTGAAAAATCTTGGATTAATCAAGATGAAGGAATAATTATTCCAAAAGAGAAATCAAGTAATTATGCTAATTGTGAAAGTAGTGGAGTTGTTGCAAATGAAATTAAGACAAGTCCTCCTCCATTCACATATCTTGAAAAGTGGCTACTAGAAGAAAATGGTGGTCAAGTTGAAGAACTCATGGAACTTCCAATGATATTCACATAA
- the LOC129877110 gene encoding protein VAPYRIN-like — protein sequence MDRLLTLEPSNVVTIRLESGQKCSGELTLRNVMYTMPVAFRLQPVNKTRYTIRPQSGIISPLNTITLEIIYHLPPNTALPNTFPHSDDSFLLHSVVAPGAAINNKAISPTLLDMVPIDWFTTKKKQVFIDSAIKIMFIGSPVLCYLVKKGYMDEIREVLEKSDPNCKPADSVDFEGQTLLHLAISQSRPDLVQLLLEFGPNIEAHSRSCSSPLEAAAALGESLIVELLLAKKAKTERTEYSASGPIHLAAGNGHLEVLKLLLLNGADVNALTKDGNTALHIAVEEGRRDCVRVLLANGASADARNGGNCDTPLHIAAGLGDEHMVRVLIQKGAEKNVRNKYGKTAYDVAAEHGHNKLFDALRLGDSLCVAARKGEVRTIQRLLENGASINGRDQHGWTALHRASFKGRIEVVKSLIENGIDINAKDEEGYSALHCAVESGHVDVAELLVKKGADIDSRTNKGVSPLRIAESLKYSGLTRVIMQGNGTKEQVVGANLEMNFAKSYGKMTKDIEIGNVKKRTHVNKSSRVRRSSIDRTVPLAC from the exons ATGGATAGGCTATTAACCTTAGAGCCGTCTAATGTGGTGACTATACGACTTGAATCAGGTCAGAAGTGTTCAGGTGAATTAACCCTACGGAATGTCATGTACACCATGCCTGTAGCGTTTCGTCTGCAGCCAGTGAATAAGACACGTTACACGATCCGTCCTCAATCGGGCATCATCTCTCCACTAAACACAATCACATTGGAGATAATTTACCATCTCCCTCCAAACACAGCTCTCCCAAACACTTTCCCTCATTCTGATGATTCATTCCTCTTGCATAGTGTTGTTGCCCCTGGAGCAGCCATTAACAATAAGGCCATTTCTCCCACCTTATTAGACATGGTCCCAATTGATTGGTTCACTACAAAGAAAAAACAAGTTTTCATAGATAGTGCTATTAAAATCATGTTTATTGGTTCTCCTGTTTTGTGCTACCTTGTGAAAAAGGGCTATATGGACGAAATTAGAGAAGTGTTAGAAAAAAGTGACCCTAATTGCAAACCAGCTGACTCAGTTGACTTTGAAGGTCAAACATTACTCCATTTGGCTATTTCACAAAGTAGGCCTGATTTAGTCCAATTACTACTTGAATTTGGGCCTAACATTGAGGCCCATAGTAGATCATGTTCAAGCCCATTAGAAGCAGCAGCAGCATTAGGAGAATCTTTAATTGTTGAACTTTTACTAGCAAAAAAGGCTAAAACTGAAAGAACAGAGTACTCTGCTTCAGGGCCAATTCATCTAGCTGCAGGAAATGGCCATTTGGAGGTACTAAAACTACTCTTACTCAATGGAGCTGATGTCAATGCACTAACGAAAGACGGAAACACGGCCTTGCATATCGCGGTGGAGGAAGGTAGACGAGATTGTGTTCGTGTTTTATTAGCCAATGGCGCGAGTGCTGATGCACGAAACGGGGGGAATTGTGATACACCTTTGCATATTGCTGCTGGATTAGGAGATGAACATATGGTACGTGTATTGATTCAAAAAGGTGCTGAGAAAAATGTACGTAACAAGTATGGGAAAACGGCTTATGATGTTGCTGCTGAACATGGGCATAACAAACTTTTCGATGCCCTCCGTTTAG GTGACAGCCTATGTGTGGCGGCTCGAAAGGGAGAGGTACGAACCATCCAACGTCTCCTAGAAAATGGAGCCAGCATCAACGGACGCGACCAACATGGTTGGACTGCGTTGCACCGGGCAAGTTTCAAAGGACGAATTGAAGTTGTAAAATCATTAATAGAAAATGGAATTGATATAAATGCAaaggatgaagaaggatatagtgCATTGCATTGTGCAGTTGAATCTGGACATGTTGATGTAGCTGAATTGCTTGTTAAAAAAGGTGCAGATATTGATTCTAGGACTAATAAAGGTGTTAGTCCGTTACGAATCGCAGAGTCATTGAAGTATTCGGGGTTGACTAGGGTAATTATGCAAGGTAACGGAACGAAAGAACAAGTAGTAGGTGCAAATTTGGAGATGAATTTCGCGAAATCATATGGTAAAATGACTAAAGATATCGAAATTGGGAATGTCAAGAAAAGAACTCATGTTAATAAATCGTCAAGAGTTCGGAGGAGTAGCATTGATAGAACTGTTCCATTAGCTTGTTGA